In the genome of Eulemur rufifrons isolate Redbay chromosome 27, OSU_ERuf_1, whole genome shotgun sequence, one region contains:
- the LHX9 gene encoding LIM/homeobox protein Lhx9 isoform X3, whose protein sequence is MEIVGCRAEDDACPFRPSAMLFHGISGGHIQGIMEEMERRSKTEARLAKGAQLNGRDAGMPPLSPEKPALCAGCGGKISDRYYLLAVDKQWHLRCLKCCECKLALESELTCFAKDGSIYCKEDYYRRFSVQRCARCHLGISASEMVMRARDSVYHLSCFTCSTCNKTLTTGDHFGMKDSLVYCRAHFETLLQGEYPPPLSYTELAAKSGGLALPYFNGAGTVQKGRPRKRKSPALGVDIVNYNSGCNENEADHLDRDQQPYPPSQKTKRMRTSFKHHQLRTMKSYFAINHNPDAKDLKQLAQKTGLTKRVLQGEQILGHYSQTSRRLKIP, encoded by the exons ATGGAAATAGTGGGGTGCCGAGCAGAAGACGACGCGTGTCCTTTCCGCCCCTCAGCCATGCTCTTCCACGGGATCTCCGGAGGCCACATCCAGGGGATCATGGAGGAGATGGAGCGGCGATCCAAGACCGAGGCCCGCCTGGCCAAAGGCGCCCAGCTCAACGGCCGCGACGCG GGCATGCCCCCGCTCAGCCCGGAGAAGCCCGCCCTGTGCGCCGGCTGCGGAGGCAAGATCTCGGACAGGTACTACCTGCTGGCCGTGGACAAACAGTGGCATCTGAGGTGCCTGAAGTGCTGTGAATGTAAGCTGGCCCTCGAGTCCGAGCTCACATGCTTCGCCAAGGACGGCAGCATTTACTGCAAGGAGGATTACTACAG AAGGTTCTCTGTGCAGAGATGTGCCCGCTGCCACCTTGGCATCTCCGCCTCCGAGATGGTCATGCGCGCCCGAGACTCCGTCTACCACCTGAGCTGCTTCACCTGCTCCACCTGCAACAAGACTCTGACCACGGGCGACCACTTCGGCATGAAGGACAGCCTGGTGTACTGCCGCGCCCACTTCGAGACCCTGCTGCAGGGCGAGTACCCGCCGCCGCTGAGCTACACCGAGCTGGCGGCCAAGAGCGgcggcctggccctgccctacTTCAACGGCGCCGGCACCGTGCAGAAGGGGCGGCCCCGGAAGCGGAAGAGCCCGGCCCTGGGGGTGGACATCGTCAATTACAACTCAG GTTGTAACGAAAACGAGGCAGACCACCTGGACCGGGACCAGCAGCCTTACCCCCCCTCTCAGAAGACCAAGCGCATGCGAACTTCCTTCAAGCACCACCAACTCCGGACCATGAAATCCTACTTCGCCATCAACCACAACCCGGATGCCAAGGACCTCAAGCAGCTCGCCCAGAAAACAGGCCTGACCAAAAGAGTTTTGCAG GGAGAACAAATCTTGGGGCATTACAGCCAAACATCCCGACGTTTGAAAATTCCCTAA
- the LHX9 gene encoding LIM/homeobox protein Lhx9 isoform X4, translated as MLNGTTLEAAMLFHGISGGHIQGIMEEMERRSKTEARLAKGAQLNGRDAGMPPLSPEKPALCAGCGGKISDRYYLLAVDKQWHLRCLKCCECKLALESELTCFAKDGSIYCKEDYYRRFSVQRCARCHLGISASEMVMRARDSVYHLSCFTCSTCNKTLTTGDHFGMKDSLVYCRAHFETLLQGEYPPPLSYTELAAKSGGLALPYFNGAGTVQKGRPRKRKSPALGVDIVNYNSGCNENEADHLDRDQQPYPPSQKTKRMRTSFKHHQLRTMKSYFAINHNPDAKDLKQLAQKTGLTKRVLQGEQILGHYSQTSRRLKIP; from the exons ATGCTGAACGGTACCACTCTGGAGGCAG CCATGCTCTTCCACGGGATCTCCGGAGGCCACATCCAGGGGATCATGGAGGAGATGGAGCGGCGATCCAAGACCGAGGCCCGCCTGGCCAAAGGCGCCCAGCTCAACGGCCGCGACGCG GGCATGCCCCCGCTCAGCCCGGAGAAGCCCGCCCTGTGCGCCGGCTGCGGAGGCAAGATCTCGGACAGGTACTACCTGCTGGCCGTGGACAAACAGTGGCATCTGAGGTGCCTGAAGTGCTGTGAATGTAAGCTGGCCCTCGAGTCCGAGCTCACATGCTTCGCCAAGGACGGCAGCATTTACTGCAAGGAGGATTACTACAG AAGGTTCTCTGTGCAGAGATGTGCCCGCTGCCACCTTGGCATCTCCGCCTCCGAGATGGTCATGCGCGCCCGAGACTCCGTCTACCACCTGAGCTGCTTCACCTGCTCCACCTGCAACAAGACTCTGACCACGGGCGACCACTTCGGCATGAAGGACAGCCTGGTGTACTGCCGCGCCCACTTCGAGACCCTGCTGCAGGGCGAGTACCCGCCGCCGCTGAGCTACACCGAGCTGGCGGCCAAGAGCGgcggcctggccctgccctacTTCAACGGCGCCGGCACCGTGCAGAAGGGGCGGCCCCGGAAGCGGAAGAGCCCGGCCCTGGGGGTGGACATCGTCAATTACAACTCAG GTTGTAACGAAAACGAGGCAGACCACCTGGACCGGGACCAGCAGCCTTACCCCCCCTCTCAGAAGACCAAGCGCATGCGAACTTCCTTCAAGCACCACCAACTCCGGACCATGAAATCCTACTTCGCCATCAACCACAACCCGGATGCCAAGGACCTCAAGCAGCTCGCCCAGAAAACAGGCCTGACCAAAAGAGTTTTGCAG GGAGAACAAATCTTGGGGCATTACAGCCAAACATCCCGACGTTTGAAAATTCCCTAA
- the LHX9 gene encoding LIM/homeobox protein Lhx9 isoform X2 has product MLNGTTLEAAMLFHGISGGHIQGIMEEMERRSKTEARLAKGAQLNGRDAGMPPLSPEKPALCAGCGGKISDRYYLLAVDKQWHLRCLKCCECKLALESELTCFAKDGSIYCKEDYYRRFSVQRCARCHLGISASEMVMRARDSVYHLSCFTCSTCNKTLTTGDHFGMKDSLVYCRAHFETLLQGEYPPPLSYTELAAKSGGLALPYFNGAGTVQKGRPRKRKSPALGVDIVNYNSGCNENEADHLDRDQQPYPPSQKTKRMRTSFKHHQLRTMKSYFAINHNPDAKDLKQLAQKTGLTKRVLQVWFQNARAKFRRNLLRQESGGVDKADGPALAAPADGALSPPGAATTLTDLTNPTVTVVAAVTSSVDSRDPGSPSQTTLTNLF; this is encoded by the exons ATGCTGAACGGTACCACTCTGGAGGCAG CCATGCTCTTCCACGGGATCTCCGGAGGCCACATCCAGGGGATCATGGAGGAGATGGAGCGGCGATCCAAGACCGAGGCCCGCCTGGCCAAAGGCGCCCAGCTCAACGGCCGCGACGCG GGCATGCCCCCGCTCAGCCCGGAGAAGCCCGCCCTGTGCGCCGGCTGCGGAGGCAAGATCTCGGACAGGTACTACCTGCTGGCCGTGGACAAACAGTGGCATCTGAGGTGCCTGAAGTGCTGTGAATGTAAGCTGGCCCTCGAGTCCGAGCTCACATGCTTCGCCAAGGACGGCAGCATTTACTGCAAGGAGGATTACTACAG AAGGTTCTCTGTGCAGAGATGTGCCCGCTGCCACCTTGGCATCTCCGCCTCCGAGATGGTCATGCGCGCCCGAGACTCCGTCTACCACCTGAGCTGCTTCACCTGCTCCACCTGCAACAAGACTCTGACCACGGGCGACCACTTCGGCATGAAGGACAGCCTGGTGTACTGCCGCGCCCACTTCGAGACCCTGCTGCAGGGCGAGTACCCGCCGCCGCTGAGCTACACCGAGCTGGCGGCCAAGAGCGgcggcctggccctgccctacTTCAACGGCGCCGGCACCGTGCAGAAGGGGCGGCCCCGGAAGCGGAAGAGCCCGGCCCTGGGGGTGGACATCGTCAATTACAACTCAG GTTGTAACGAAAACGAGGCAGACCACCTGGACCGGGACCAGCAGCCTTACCCCCCCTCTCAGAAGACCAAGCGCATGCGAACTTCCTTCAAGCACCACCAACTCCGGACCATGAAATCCTACTTCGCCATCAACCACAACCCGGATGCCAAGGACCTCAAGCAGCTCGCCCAGAAAACAGGCCTGACCAAAAGAGTTTTGCAG gtttggttccaaaACGCACGAGCCAAATTCAGAAGGAACCTTTTGCGGCAGGAGAGCGGGGGCGTCGATAAGGCGGACGGCCCTGCGCTCGCGGCCCCCGCGGACGGCGCGCTCAGCCCCCCCGGCGCCGCGACCACCCTAACTGACCTGACCAATCCCACTGTCACTGTGGTGGCCGCCGTGACCTCTAGCGTGGACAGCCGCGACCCCGGGAGCCCCTCACAGACCACCTTAACGAACCTTTTCtaa
- the LHX9 gene encoding LIM/homeobox protein Lhx9 isoform X1, with translation MEIVGCRAEDDACPFRPSAMLFHGISGGHIQGIMEEMERRSKTEARLAKGAQLNGRDAGMPPLSPEKPALCAGCGGKISDRYYLLAVDKQWHLRCLKCCECKLALESELTCFAKDGSIYCKEDYYRRFSVQRCARCHLGISASEMVMRARDSVYHLSCFTCSTCNKTLTTGDHFGMKDSLVYCRAHFETLLQGEYPPPLSYTELAAKSGGLALPYFNGAGTVQKGRPRKRKSPALGVDIVNYNSGCNENEADHLDRDQQPYPPSQKTKRMRTSFKHHQLRTMKSYFAINHNPDAKDLKQLAQKTGLTKRVLQVWFQNARAKFRRNLLRQESGGVDKADGPALAAPADGALSPPGAATTLTDLTNPTVTVVAAVTSSVDSRDPGSPSQTTLTNLF, from the exons ATGGAAATAGTGGGGTGCCGAGCAGAAGACGACGCGTGTCCTTTCCGCCCCTCAGCCATGCTCTTCCACGGGATCTCCGGAGGCCACATCCAGGGGATCATGGAGGAGATGGAGCGGCGATCCAAGACCGAGGCCCGCCTGGCCAAAGGCGCCCAGCTCAACGGCCGCGACGCG GGCATGCCCCCGCTCAGCCCGGAGAAGCCCGCCCTGTGCGCCGGCTGCGGAGGCAAGATCTCGGACAGGTACTACCTGCTGGCCGTGGACAAACAGTGGCATCTGAGGTGCCTGAAGTGCTGTGAATGTAAGCTGGCCCTCGAGTCCGAGCTCACATGCTTCGCCAAGGACGGCAGCATTTACTGCAAGGAGGATTACTACAG AAGGTTCTCTGTGCAGAGATGTGCCCGCTGCCACCTTGGCATCTCCGCCTCCGAGATGGTCATGCGCGCCCGAGACTCCGTCTACCACCTGAGCTGCTTCACCTGCTCCACCTGCAACAAGACTCTGACCACGGGCGACCACTTCGGCATGAAGGACAGCCTGGTGTACTGCCGCGCCCACTTCGAGACCCTGCTGCAGGGCGAGTACCCGCCGCCGCTGAGCTACACCGAGCTGGCGGCCAAGAGCGgcggcctggccctgccctacTTCAACGGCGCCGGCACCGTGCAGAAGGGGCGGCCCCGGAAGCGGAAGAGCCCGGCCCTGGGGGTGGACATCGTCAATTACAACTCAG GTTGTAACGAAAACGAGGCAGACCACCTGGACCGGGACCAGCAGCCTTACCCCCCCTCTCAGAAGACCAAGCGCATGCGAACTTCCTTCAAGCACCACCAACTCCGGACCATGAAATCCTACTTCGCCATCAACCACAACCCGGATGCCAAGGACCTCAAGCAGCTCGCCCAGAAAACAGGCCTGACCAAAAGAGTTTTGCAG gtttggttccaaaACGCACGAGCCAAATTCAGAAGGAACCTTTTGCGGCAGGAGAGCGGGGGCGTCGATAAGGCGGACGGCCCTGCGCTCGCGGCCCCCGCGGACGGCGCGCTCAGCCCCCCCGGCGCCGCGACCACCCTAACTGACCTGACCAATCCCACTGTCACTGTGGTGGCCGCCGTGACCTCTAGCGTGGACAGCCGCGACCCCGGGAGCCCCTCACAGACCACCTTAACGAACCTTTTCtaa
- the C27H1orf53 gene encoding uncharacterized protein C1orf53 homolog gives MAAGHIRALSCAALGRRPPAVPPPKPQWVGPGFRQQLRFTLRSTSEGDGGRCAPGSQGRPEEAATRPGSKELTAAERRIAELHAAACAAGQLNYVDPATGYVVLTQLAHLQRGECCGSACRHCPYGQVNVKDPSKKKQFNSYFYV, from the exons ATGGCGGCCGGGCACATCCGGGCGCTGAGCTGTGCCGCGCTCGGGAGGCGACCTCCCGCCGTCCCGCCGCCAAAGCCTCAGTGGGTCGGACCCGGGTTCCGACAGCAGCTCCGCTTCACCCTCCGCTCCACTTCCGAGGGAGACGGCGGCCGCTGCGCGCCTGGCTCGCAGGGCAGGCCCGAGGAAGCGGCGACGCGCCCGGGGAGCAAAGAGTTAACGGCGGCGGAGCGGCGGATCGCGGAGCTGCACGCAGCCGCCTGCGCG GCTGGCCAGCTAAACTATGTGGATCCAGCTACTGGCTATGTGGTGCTCACACAGCTCGCCCACTTGCAGAGGGGCGAATGCTGTGGCTCTGCCTGCAGACAC tGTCCATATGGTCAAGTCAATGTTAAAGATCCATCTAAAAAGAAGCAattcaattcatatttttatgtttga